One region of Thalassophryne amazonica chromosome 16, fThaAma1.1, whole genome shotgun sequence genomic DNA includes:
- the LOC117528790 gene encoding ATP-citrate synthase, whose product MSAKAISEQKGKEFLYKYIGTSAAVQNKFHYANVTGETNFDQLAQEHPWLLQERLVVKPDQLIKRRGKLGLVGVNLDLNSVREWLKPRLMKEMTVGKAKGILKNFLIEPFVPHKQEEEFYVCVYATREGNYLLFHHEGGVDVGDVDAKANKLLIGVDEKITEDSVKKALLTHVANDRKAVLASFIVGLFILYEDLFFTYLEINPLVATKDGVYVLDMAAKIDATADYICKAKWGDVEFPPPFGREAYPEEAYIADLDAKSGASLKLTLLNPRGRIWTMVAGGGASVVYSDTICDLGGVDELANYGEYSGAPSEQQTYDYAKTILSLMTREKHHNGKVLIIGGSIANFTNVAATFKGIVRAIRDYQEPLKEHEVSIFVRRGGPNYQEGLRVMGEVGKTTGIPIHVFGTETHMTAIVGMALGHRPIPNEPPVAAHTANFLLNTSSSSLTPASSRTASFSENRVRADCSPAKKAKAGSPIAKATTLFSKHTKSIVWGMQTRAVQGMLDFDYVCSRDEPSVAAMVYPFTGDHKQKFYWGHKEILIPVYKNMGDAMKKHPDVDVLISFASLRSAFDSTMETMQYPQIHTIAIIAEGIPEAHTRKLIKAADEKGVTIIGPATVGGIKPGCFKIGNTGGMLDNILASKLYRPGSVAYVSRSGGMSNELNNIISRTTDGVFEGVAIGGDRYPGSVFTDHVLRYQDTPGVKMIVVLGEIGGTEEYKICQAIKQGRITKPVVCWCIGTCATMFSSEVQFGHAGACANQASETAVAKNKALKEGGAFVPKSFDELGDIIKSVYDDLVSKGVIQPAEEVPPPTVPMDYSWARELGMIRKPASFMTSICDERGQELIYAGMPITEVFKSEIGLGGTLGLLWFQRRLPRYACQFIEMCLMVTADHGPAVSGAHNTIVCARAGKDLISSLTSGLLTIGDRFGGALDAAAKQFSKAFDSGMLPMEFVNKMKKDGKLIMGIGHRVKSINNPDMRVQILKDFVKQHFPSSQLLDYALDVEKITTSKKPNLILNVDGFIGVAFVDLLRTCGGFTRDEADEFVEIGALNGIFVLGRSMGFIGHYLDQKRLKQGLYRHPWDDISYVLPEHMSM is encoded by the exons GTGGGAAAGGCCAAAGGCATTCTCAAGAACTTCCTCATCGAGCCGTTTGTCCCACATAAACAG GAAGAGGAGTTCTACGTGTGCGTCTACGCCACCCGGGAGGGCAACTACTTGCTGTTTCACCATGAGGGAGGGGTGGATGTAGGTGATGTGGATGCCAAGGCAAATAAGCTGCTCATTGGAGTTGATGAAAAGATCACTGAAGACTCTGTGAAGAAAGCGCTGCTGACTCATGTGGCGAATGACAGGAAAGC AGTTCTGGCCAGTTTCATTGTTGGACTCTTCATCCTCTATGAAGACCTCTTCTTCACCTACTTGGAAATCAACCCATTGG TGGCTACAAAAGATGGAGTTTATGTTCTCGACATGGCGGCCAAGATCGATGCCACAGCTGACTATATCTGCAAGGCCAAATGGGGCGACGTGGAGTTCCCGCCACCCTTCGGCAGGGAGGCATATCCTGAG GAGGCCTATATTGCCGACTTGGATGCCAAGAGTGGTGCCAGCCTCAAACTTACCCTGCTAAACCCCCGGGGCAGAATCTGGACCATGGTGGCAGGAGGAGGTGCATCAGTGGTGTACAG TGACACAATCTGTGACCTGGGAGGGGTCGACGAGCTGGCCAATTACGGGGAGTACTCAGGAGCACCGAGCGAGCAGCAGACGTACGACTATGCCAAGACCATCTTGTCTCTGATGACCAGAGAGAAACATCATAATG GGAAGGTTTTGATCATCGGGGGAAGTATTGCAAACTTCACAAATGTTGCAGCAACATTTAAG GGAATCGTAAGAGCTATCAGAGACTACCAGGAGCCTCTGAAAGAACATGAGGTCTCCATTTTTGTCCGCCGCGGAGGCCCCAACTACCAGGAAGGTCTTAGAGTAATGGGAGAAGTTG GGAAGACCACTGGGATTCCCATTCACGTTTTCGGCACAGAAACTCACATGACTGCCATTGTTGGCATGGCACTGGGACACCGACCAATCCCCAATGAGCCTCCTGTTGCTGCCCACACTGCCAACTTCCTCCTCAACACCAGCAGCAGCTCGTTG ACACCTGCATCCAGCAGAACTGCTTCTTTCTCTGAAAACCGAGTGAGAGCTGACTGCTCACCAGCTAAGAAAGCCAAAGCGGGCTCTCCTATag CTAAGGCAACAACCCTGTTCAGCAAACACACAAAATCCATCGTGTGGGGCATGCAGACGCGAGCAGTGCAGGGCATGCTGGACTTTGACTATGTCTGCTCCAGAGATGAGCCATCAGTTGCAGCCATGGTTTATCCATTTAC TGGAGACCACAAGCAGAAGTTCTACTGGGGCCATAAGGAGATCCTGATCCCTGTGTATAAGAACATGGGCGATGCTATGAAGAAACACCCAGACGTGGACGTGCTCATCAGCTTCGCCTCTTTGCGATCTGCCTTTGATAGCACTATGGAGACCATGCAGTATCCACAA ATTCACACCATTGCCATAATTGCTGAGGGAATCCCTGAAGCCCACACCAGGAAGCTTATCAAGGCAGCAGATGAGAAGGGAGTCACAATCATTGGACCAGCTACT GTTGGTGGAATCAAACCAGGCTGTTTTAAGATCGGAAACACAGGCGGTATGTTGGATAACATTCTTGCCTCGAAGCTCTATCGTCCAGGAAGTGTGGCGTACGTGTCCCGTTCTGGGGGCATGTCCAATGAACTTAACAACATCATCTCACGTACCACTGAtggtgtttttgagggtgtggcgATAGGCGGAGACAG ATATCCAGGATCTGTGTTTACTGACCATGTACTTCGCtaccaagacactcccggtgtaAAAATGATTGTCGTACTAGGAGAG ATTGGAGGCACAGAGGAATACAAGATCTGCCAGGCTATTAAACAGGGCAGGATCACAAAACCGGTGGTGTGTTGGTGTATTGGCACCTGTGCCACCATGTTCTCATCAGAG GTCCAGTTCGGCCATGCTGGTGCTTGTGCCAACCAGGCCTCCGAGACAGCAGTGGCTAAGAACAAAGCTTTGAAGGAAGGTGGCGCTTTTGTACCCAAGAGCTTTGATGAACTGGGAGATATAATCAA ATCTGTGTACGATGATCTTGTTTCCAAAGGAGTTATCCAACCAGCCGAGGAAGTGCCTCCTCCCACTGTACCAATGGATTACTCCTGGGCACGA GAGTTGGGTATGATCCGCAAACCGGCCTCGTTCATGACCAGTATCTGTGATGAAAGGGGTCAAGAGCTCATCTATGCGGGCATGCCTATCACTGAAGTCTTTAAGTCTGAAATAGGCTTAGGAGGAACTCTGGGACTGCTCTGGTTCCAGAGGAG GTTACCCAGGTACGCCTGCCAGTTCATTGAGATGTGTCTGATGGTGACTGCAGACCATGGTCCTGCAGTTTCTGGAGCCCACAACACCATTGTCTGTGCCCGAGCAGGCAAAGATCTAATCTCCAGCCTCACTTCTGGCCTTCTCACCATT GGTGACCGCTTTGGAGGTGCTCTCGACGCTGCAGCAAAACAGTTCAGCAAGGCATTTGACAGCGGCATGCTACCCATGGAATTTGTCAACAAAATGAAGAAAGATGGCAAGCTAATCATGGGTATCGGACACAGAGTCAAGTCG ATTAATAATCCAGACATGAGAGTCCAAATCTTGAAGGATTTTGTGAAGCAGCATTTCCCTTCATCCCAACTGTTGGACTATGCTCTCGATGTTGAGAAAATCACAACATCCAAA AAACCAAACTTGATCCTGAATGTGGACGGCTTCATTGGTGTGGCCTTCGTGGACTTGCTCAGGACCTGCGGTGGATTTACCAG GGATGAAGCTGATGAGTTTGTGGAAATCGGAGCTCTGAATGGCATCTTTGTCTTGGGACGCAGCATGGGATTCATTG GGCACTACCTGGACCAGAAGAGGCTGAAGCAGGGTCTGTACCGCCACCCCTGGGATGATATCTCCTATGTGCTCCCAGAACACATGTCCATGTAG
- the klhl11 gene encoding kelch-like protein 11: MCGCVCRLPSLTSLFHFPPLASSHGSRMAAAAPNPEDPARGGGGSGSGPPSALAADGDAEEAEDFVSSSHCSELSRRQNEQRKQGLFCDVTLAFSSGAATGSVQSCEFSAHRSVLAAATDYFTPLLGGQFSESLTGRVEMKEWSSELGPDPETVESVIQYMYTGEIRVSTCNVHEVLELADRFLLLQLKDFCGEFLKKKLSLTNCVAVHSLAHMYTLDQLALRAADMIRRNFHKVIQDEEFYTLPFHLVRDWLSDAEITVDSEEVLFEAVVKWVQKNSEERSRYFEELFRLLRLSQIKPTYLTRLVKNERLVAANEACLKLVSEAVEGHATRFENLKSADMELWSAHMASFQPRYGQNMDVIMVVGGVSEGGDYLSECVGYFIYEDRWVNLPHIHNHLDGHAIAVTESHVYVAGSMEPGFAKTVERYNPNRNTWEQVSNLTTRKHSFGLTCIKDILYSIGGHGNFSPGFKDVSMYEPEQDKWHNLESAPKILRDVKAVSVEDRYIYVTARTPVDTDNEDGLRTVTTRYDTESRQWQDVDSLPLIDNYCIFQMAVASTNFYHTASCCPKSYTVRDEVARQKISSRISDDILESLPPEVTSIEGAAICHFDEDVFITGGWKNSDDVDKQYRKEAYRYCAAKKRWMLLPPMPQPRCRATACHVRIPYRFLYGCQRYPMPQNLARQRDRMQQMQQLHRRTLTLRRQLQSQIEC, from the exons ATGTGTGGCTGTGTATGTCGCCTTCCGTCCTTAACTAGTTTGTTTCACTTCCCTCCGCTCGCATCCTCACACGGCAGCAGAATGGCGGCGGCGGCGCCCAACCCGGAGGACCCGGCGAGGGGCGGCGGCGGCAGCGGCAGCGGCCCGCCCAGCGCCCTGGCGGCGGACGGGGACGCGGAAGAGGCCGAGGACTTCGTCTCCTCCTCCCACTGCTCGGAGCTGTCACGGCGGCAGAACGAGCAGCGGAAGCAGGGTTTGTTCTGTGACGTGACGCTGGCCTTCAGCAGCGGGGCGGCCACCGGCAGCGTCCAGAGCTGCGAGTTTTCAGCCCACAGGTCGGTGCTGGCCGCGGCCACCGACTACTTCACCCCCCTGCTGGGAGGACAGTTCTCGGAGTCCCTGACCGGACGGGTGGAGATGAAGGAATGGAGTTCCGAGCTTGGGCCGGATCCGGAGACGGTGGAGAGCGTCATCCAGTACATGTACACGGGAGAAATCCGCGTCAGTACCTGCAACGTCCACGAAGTCctggagctggctgatcg GTTTCTGCTGCTGCAGCTGAAGGATTTCTGTGGTGAGTTTCTGAAGAAGAAGCTGAGCCTGACCAACTGTGTGGCTGTGCACAGCCTAGCCCACATGTACACTCTGGACCAACTGGCATTACGCGCCGCCGACATGATCCGGCGCAACTTCCACAAGGTTATCCAGGACGAGGAGTTCTACACGCTGCCCTTTCACTTGGTACGTGACTGGCTTTCAGATGCCGAGATCACAGTGGATTCAGAGGAAGTTCTGTTTGAGGCCGTGGTGAAATGGGTGCAGAAGAACTCAGAGGAGCGAAGTCGATACTTTGAGGAGCTTTTCCGTCTTTTGAGGTTGTCGCAAATCAAACCCACCTACCTGACCAGGTTGGTGAAAAATGAGCGGCTGGTGGCCGCCAATGAGGCTTGCCTCAAACTTGTGTCAGAGGCTGTTGAGGGCCATGCCACTCGGTTCGAGAACCTCAAATCAGCTGATATGGAGTTGTGGTCTGCCCACATGGCCTCTTTTCAGCCTCGTTATGGCCAGAACATGGATGTTATCATGGTGGTCGGTGGAGTGTCAGAGGGAGGTGACTACCTGAGCGAGTGTGTGGGCTACTTCATTTACGAAGACCGCTGGGTCAACCTGCCTCACATCCACAATCACCTGGACGGCCACGCCATTGCTGTCACAGAATCCCATGTCTACGTAGCCGGCTCAATGGAACCCGGCTTTGCCAAAACCGTCGAACGCTACAACCCAAATCGTAACACCTGGGAGCAGGTGAGCAACTTGACTACACGCAAGCACTCATTTGGCCTCACCTGCATTAAGGATATCTTGTACAGCATCGGCGGCCATGGAAACTTCAGCCCAGGGTTCAAAGACGTGAGCATGTACGAGCCGGAGCAGGACAAGTGGCACAATCTGGAATCTGCACCCAAGATCTTGCGAGATGTAAAGGCAGTGAGCGTGGAGGACCGCTACATATACGTCACTGCACGCACGCCTGTGGACACAGATAATGAGGATGGTCTGAGGACGGTGACCACTCGCTACGACACCGAGAGCCGACAGTGGCAGGATGTCGACTCCCTGCCTCTTATTGACAACTACTGCATCTTTCAAATGGCCGTAGCCTCCACCAACTTCTATCACACAGCGTCCTGCTGCCCCAAGAGCTACACAGTGAGGGACGAGGTTGCACGGCAGAAGATCAGCTCGCGCATATCGGATGACATCCTGGAGAGCCTGCCTCCTGAAGTCACCAGCATCGAAGGCGCTGCCATCTGCCACTTCGACGAGGATGTGTTCATCACTGGAGGCTGGAAGAACAGCGACGACGTGGACAAGCAGTACCGTAAGGAGGCTTACCGCTACTGTGCGGCGAAGAAGCGTTGGATGTTGCTTCCACCCATGCCGCAGCCTCGATGCAGGGCAACCGCATGTCACGTCCGCATCCCTTACCGCTTCCTGTACGGCTGCCAGCGCTACCCAATGCCGCAGAACCTCGCTCGCCAGCGAGACCGCATGCAGCAGATGCAGCAGCTCCACCGCCGTACCCTCACGCTGCGCCGCCAGCTTCAATCACAGATCGAATGCTGA